A window of Ananas comosus cultivar F153 linkage group 4, ASM154086v1, whole genome shotgun sequence contains these coding sequences:
- the LOC109708355 gene encoding uncharacterized protein At3g03773 isoform X1 gives MRVLREEICRQPEVLWAQRSDKIYLTVSLPDAKDVSVKCTPEGLFSFSATGAQGEPFSLSLELFDTIILEGSKTNIGLRNIICSIQKEKKGWWKRLLKSEEKPAPYIKVDWNKWCDEDEEDSASSLPSDDDYGGADGKDDSSDDDGLLYLPDLEKARGK, from the exons ATGCGTGTGTTACGCGAAGAGATTTG TCGCCAACCTGAAGTTCTTTGGGCACAGCGCTCTGATAAGATCTACTTGACGGTGTCTTTACCGGATGCGAAGGATGTTTCGGTGAAGTGCACGCCTGAAGGTCTGTTTAGCTTCTCGGCGACAGGGGCCCAGGGTGAGCCCTTCAGCCTCAGCTTGGAACTCTTTGATACTATAATCCTCGAG GGGAGCAAAACAAACATTGGCTTGCGAAACATAATTTGTTCGATtcagaaggagaagaaaggttGGTGGAAGCGACTGCTGAAGTCAGAGGAAAAGCCTGCTCCTTATATCAAGGTAGACTGGAACAAATGGTGcgatgaagatgaagaagactCTG CTTCATCACTTCCGTCTGATGATGACTATGGTGGG GCCGATGGCAAAGATGACAGCAGTGATGATGATGGACTTCTCT ATCTCCCTGACCTTGAAAAGGCTAGAGGAAAGTAA
- the LOC109708355 gene encoding uncharacterized protein At3g03773 isoform X2 → MGRQPEVLWAQRSDKIYLTVSLPDAKDVSVKCTPEGLFSFSATGAQGEPFSLSLELFDTIILEGSKTNIGLRNIICSIQKEKKGWWKRLLKSEEKPAPYIKVDWNKWCDEDEEDSASSLPSDDDYGGADGKDDSSDDDGLLYLPDLEKARGK, encoded by the exons ATGGG TCGCCAACCTGAAGTTCTTTGGGCACAGCGCTCTGATAAGATCTACTTGACGGTGTCTTTACCGGATGCGAAGGATGTTTCGGTGAAGTGCACGCCTGAAGGTCTGTTTAGCTTCTCGGCGACAGGGGCCCAGGGTGAGCCCTTCAGCCTCAGCTTGGAACTCTTTGATACTATAATCCTCGAG GGGAGCAAAACAAACATTGGCTTGCGAAACATAATTTGTTCGATtcagaaggagaagaaaggttGGTGGAAGCGACTGCTGAAGTCAGAGGAAAAGCCTGCTCCTTATATCAAGGTAGACTGGAACAAATGGTGcgatgaagatgaagaagactCTG CTTCATCACTTCCGTCTGATGATGACTATGGTGGG GCCGATGGCAAAGATGACAGCAGTGATGATGATGGACTTCTCT ATCTCCCTGACCTTGAAAAGGCTAGAGGAAAGTAA
- the LOC109708355 gene encoding uncharacterized protein At3g03773 isoform X4 yields MRVLREEICRQPEVLWAQRSDKIYLTVSLPDAKDVSVKCTPEGLFSFSATGAQGEPFSLSLELFDTIILEKEKKGWWKRLLKSEEKPAPYIKVDWNKWCDEDEEDSASSLPSDDDYGGADGKDDSSDDDGLLYLPDLEKARGK; encoded by the exons ATGCGTGTGTTACGCGAAGAGATTTG TCGCCAACCTGAAGTTCTTTGGGCACAGCGCTCTGATAAGATCTACTTGACGGTGTCTTTACCGGATGCGAAGGATGTTTCGGTGAAGTGCACGCCTGAAGGTCTGTTTAGCTTCTCGGCGACAGGGGCCCAGGGTGAGCCCTTCAGCCTCAGCTTGGAACTCTTTGATACTATAATCCTCGAG aaggagaagaaaggttGGTGGAAGCGACTGCTGAAGTCAGAGGAAAAGCCTGCTCCTTATATCAAGGTAGACTGGAACAAATGGTGcgatgaagatgaagaagactCTG CTTCATCACTTCCGTCTGATGATGACTATGGTGGG GCCGATGGCAAAGATGACAGCAGTGATGATGATGGACTTCTCT ATCTCCCTGACCTTGAAAAGGCTAGAGGAAAGTAA
- the LOC109708355 gene encoding uncharacterized protein At3g03773 isoform X3, with protein MKQIKLTRSDKIYLTVSLPDAKDVSVKCTPEGLFSFSATGAQGEPFSLSLELFDTIILEGSKTNIGLRNIICSIQKEKKGWWKRLLKSEEKPAPYIKVDWNKWCDEDEEDSASSLPSDDDYGGADGKDDSSDDDGLLYLPDLEKARGK; from the exons ATGAAGCAGATAAAACTAACT CGCTCTGATAAGATCTACTTGACGGTGTCTTTACCGGATGCGAAGGATGTTTCGGTGAAGTGCACGCCTGAAGGTCTGTTTAGCTTCTCGGCGACAGGGGCCCAGGGTGAGCCCTTCAGCCTCAGCTTGGAACTCTTTGATACTATAATCCTCGAG GGGAGCAAAACAAACATTGGCTTGCGAAACATAATTTGTTCGATtcagaaggagaagaaaggttGGTGGAAGCGACTGCTGAAGTCAGAGGAAAAGCCTGCTCCTTATATCAAGGTAGACTGGAACAAATGGTGcgatgaagatgaagaagactCTG CTTCATCACTTCCGTCTGATGATGACTATGGTGGG GCCGATGGCAAAGATGACAGCAGTGATGATGATGGACTTCTCT ATCTCCCTGACCTTGAAAAGGCTAGAGGAAAGTAA